gtatttctcctaatgttatccctcccctagccccccatcccccgacaggccccagtgtgtgatgttcccctccctgtgtccatgtgttctcattgttcaactcccacttacgagtgagaacatgcttggttttctgatcttgtgatagtttgctgagaatgatggtttccagcttcatccatgtccctgcaaaggacatgaactcatccttttctatggctccatagtgttccatggtgtatatgtgccacatttccttaaaaagaacttttaaagACACCTGGTTTAAGCAAGTACAATTAACTATGTAGTTTCAGTGTACTTCTAAGTATTACAGCTCATGCTAATAGCAAAAATATACATGATACATCAAGTTAACAGTATGCCTCTCCCTCTAACTGTTAGGTCATGATAGCATTTGGAAGGCTTCAAAAGGAAAAATTCCTTATATGCTGTATTCTAAATTCCATATTTTTCTATCAGCTCCTTTGCTTTAGAAATATAGGCACTCATCGCATCTTCCGTCGACAACCCTAGAAAGATACAAACAGGTTATCTCCCTGATTGGTGCATTGGGAAATTAAGAAAGTTTGCTTTAAACTTGTGAAAGACTAAAAAACCTTTTTTGAGGTTCCATGCTTCCCATTTGGCTTTGCCTTTTAAGTCTAGCATTCCTGGACATGCTGGCAAAAGGAGAGATGCATTTGCAGGTTAACATTTTACTGTGCACTTCTATAGACATTGTTCAAAGGAGTATATTACTATATTTTAAgtaatgatatattatatattataattgcaattaatatattaattgtaacatatgaatatattaatattaataatatataataccaATATTAATGTCTCCAACTATCACTTGTTTGTAAAGCCCATAGAGTTCTTTCAGTTCTCCATCATCTGGTCTTGCTTTCAGCTTCCTCACATCTTCTGCAGCCCTGTCAAAATcagcctaaagaaaaaaaaacaaaaaaaaacaaaaaaaaggagcaTTTTACCACCAAGGAATAGGAACTCAAAGAGCAGGAAGAGGAAGGTTTCAAGTAGAAATGAACTTCTGCTGCTCTGGTTCTATCAGAATCATCTTAATTTACTTGCATTCCTAGGAGTTCACCTCTCCTGGGACTTACCTAATATGAAGAACGACAGAAAATTCTTAATACAGAAAATGTTcggtttaccttttttttttttttttttttttttttttaagccaaggtctggctctcttgcccaggctgaagtgcagtgcagtggcaccgtctccactcactgcaacctctacttctggggctcaaggcattctcccacctcagcctcccaagcagctgggactacaggtgtgcaccaccacactcggctaatttttgtatttttcgtagagatggggttttgttatgctggccaggcttgtcttgaactcctgacctcaagtgatccccctgcctcggcctcccaaagtgctgtgactacaggcgtgagccaatgcacctggaggtgagtttgcttttgtttttttttgagaccgagtctcactctgttgcccaggctggagtgcagtggcaagatctcggctcactgcaaccttcgcctcctgggttcatgccattctcctgcctcagccacccgagtagctgggattataggcgcttgccaccgcgcctggctaatttttgtatttttagtagacacggggtttaaccatcttggccaggctggtcttgaactcctgaccccatgatccacccaccttggcctcccaaagtgctgggattagaggtgtgagccaccgtgcccggctgcttttttttttttggaattatttATATTCAATGAAAGTTTCTCAATCACCTCGCAGATGTGCCCTTCCTCTTCTGCCTTAGTCCAACTTTACTACATGCAGGGGCTTTGCTACCAGTTAATACCATCGTTTAGGGTGTTTCTCTTCTAGTGCCCTCATGCCTACATTCTTTAATATCAGTATTATTTAGACCTAGCCAGTTTCTGAGGGTAATCAATATTCCTGATTTGGCTGAATTGCTCgtacagattcctttccacactagTCCTAAATTATAAGATTTATTGCAACTGATTTCTAGAAAAGAGGAGTTGTTTAGCCAATTTAGAGCTGATTAGGGAAAACTTTGTATACCAATATGCTTTAGTATGTTTTTAGACTTCCTGGAAACTCTATATACAATGTACTtaagcctggcgtggtggctcatgcctctaatcccagcactttgggatgccgagacagggggatcgcttgaggtcaggagttcgagaccagcccggccaacatagcaaaaccctgtctctactaaaaatacaaaaattatctgggcttagtggtgcgtgcctgtaatcccagctactcaggaggctgtggcacaagaattgcttgaacctgggaggcggagtttgcagtgagctgaaatagcaccactgcactctagcctgggtgacaaagtgagactctgtctcaaaaaaaaaaaacaaacaaaaaaaatgtacttACGTAGTAAGGCTTGTCCCGAGTTTACTCTGATAACTGGGCCCTCCCTAACCCCACAAGACCCTCAGGTTGGCCCAGGGTTCAGCCAGTGGCTGAAATAGACAAGGAAGTCCAGTCTACTCCAGAGCCTGAGT
The Pongo abelii isolate AG06213 chromosome 8, NHGRI_mPonAbe1-v2.0_pri, whole genome shotgun sequence genome window above contains:
- the ACBD7 gene encoding acyl-CoA-binding domain-containing protein 7 isoform X2, with protein sequence MALQADFDRAAEDVRKLKARPDDGELKELYGLYKQVIVGDINIVLFKEMWHIYTMEHYGAIEKDEFMSFAGTWMKLETIILSKLSQDQKTKHVLTRCHSVTQAGVQWHDLGSLQPPPPRVKQSSHLSLQSS
- the ACBD7 gene encoding acyl-CoA-binding domain-containing protein 7 isoform X3, whose product is MALQADFDRAAEDVRKLKARPDDGELKELYGLYKQVIVGDINIVLFKEMWHIYTMEHYGAIEKDEFMSFAGTWMKLETIILSKLSQDQKTKHVLTRSRR
- the ACBD7 gene encoding acyl-CoA-binding domain-containing protein 7 isoform X4 yields the protein MALQADFDRAAEDVRKLKARPDDGELKELYGLYKQVIVGDINIACPGMLDLKGKAKWEAWNLKKGLSTEDAMSAYISKAKELIEKYGI
- the ACBD7 gene encoding acyl-CoA-binding domain-containing protein 7 isoform X1, translated to MALQADFDRAAEDVRKLKARPDDGELKELYGLYKQVIVGDINIVLFKEMWHIYTMEHYGAIEKDEFMSFAGTWMKLETIILSKLSQDQKTKHVLTRKWELNNENTWTQGGEHHTLGPVGGWGARGGITLGEIPNVGDWLMGAANRRSMCIPAVTNLHILHMEPRT